GCCATCGAGTTTGAACTCGTAGACTGGAACCTGCTCAGAAATATTAGACACACCATCTAAGCGGTCAAGGGTTCCAAAGTGAATTGACGTAAAGAGTGAAGGCATAGGAAAAAGGGGAAACTCACGCTGCTATACGTAGCAGAGTAAATTTTTGAAAAATCCACCCCCGCCATGATGTATGTCTCCGAAAGCCCGACTTGATCTAGGTGATTCCCGGACAATTGAAGGAAGATGCGACGCGGTCACTTTTCACAGGGAATTCAATAATCCGAATTCACCTTCTCTTGGGCGTAAAGTTTAATTCACAAGGCTTTAATGCGCGGCATCACATATAGCATATATTGAAGTTACAAAGATACCGTATCAGCCACTGGTGGCTCGTCCTAGGCACAGTAACATCCCAAAAACGCGATGGATTGCTCAACAAGACGCGCTCCGGTCGGCAGAACCGCGTAAAGTGGAATTGCGTCCACTATTCCCATTGCGGTATAAAGTACACGTGATATCACCTGACCATATCCGGAAGGAACAGCACTTCGGGATAGCTGCAAACCTCGCTGCTCCGTCGCCTATCTTTAGAAGGACCCCATTCTACGCCGCTTTCTCATACCAAAATGACCGTTGCCGAGTCGGTTAAGAGTGCCGTTGGACTGGCGGATACTCCCGGTACGTTTTCAATGCCATTGGCTCCCGCGCTCAAGAGCAAGATCAATATCATGTCATTATTGACTGAGCCGAGTATTGATGTTTCATTTTAGCCACCCGCCAGGAGATGTCCGATGCTCGTCTGCCTATTCAGTACCGCGACTCTTGTGGCCACCTTCTCATCCCATTGAACCGATGCCGGCAGCAGGAGTACTACCTTCCTTGGAAGTGCGAGGTATGTCATTGTATTCCTTCTCCGCATAACGCTCTTGCGTATATATCCATGATTTAATATTTGAAGAATATAACTAATATCCAATTTCTACTCCAGGATGAGAGACACAGCTACGAGAAGTGCCAATATGAAGAATTTAAGAAGCGCGTTGCCAAGATGGACGAGCTGCGAGCTGCTAAGAACGGTGCCCGGAGCAATTGATACCAAACACATCGGCTTATGCATTTGATATGGACGAAGCAGCAGGTTATGTACATAAAGTTCTGAGATTGATTGATCATGCACCGACTTTGGCGTTCGGATTGAGAATAAGCTTGCCGATACTATCCCTTTGTACCTCCGACTCAGAAGGCAAGCATGTTGCCTGTAATTCATGAAATGGTCATCTCTCGGTGTGATGCGGACCCGGTGCTTCCATCCCTCCGAACGATTTCTATGCATGAGATTGCTTAGGAATGCGCAAGCGAAATACTTGAATTCATCCGTGGTCCAGCCTTACACTATCTGGTGTCGTATTTGCCTATGTAGTAGTCACCGCTGGTTAAATCATTCGAGTCCTCATGGTTTACCAGGGTCGAAATATTTTCACGATCTTCAGCTACTAGCCGTAAATGGCAGTGGCATCTGAAGTACGAAGTATGAACAAGGGTAATTCAATAGAATGGTGATTTCAGTCAGGATAACCGTGTGACACTGATCTCCTTGATATATCGATATCCGGCACTTGTAGCTTACGGCATATGAAGTATAAGGCTACCAACCTATTATCAAGTACATTACTTAGACCTTGGTGATTTACGGATTGTGAGGTGGGTAACGACTTACCTCAACCATTAGTCAGCTGTGGGAGATGCTTTATACTGTCAGTTGCCTTAAAAGTTTGTGAACATTGGTTGCCTTGCACTTGTATGTTTATAGATGTCACGAGTGATCTCAGTTCACTCCTCAGCGATGTGATCACATGACTACCAGTTGAGGAAACTGCTTAGAAATCAT
The sequence above is a segment of the Aspergillus flavus chromosome 4, complete sequence genome. Coding sequences within it:
- a CDS encoding putative NADH-ubiquinone oxidoreductase B18 subunit (NADH dehydrogenase 1 beta subcomplex subunit 7); this translates as MTVAESVKSAVGLADTPATRQEMSDARLPIQYRDSCGHLLIPLNRCRQQEYYLPWKCEDERHSYEKCQYEEFKKRVAKMDELRAAKNGARSN